In Drosophila subpulchrella strain 33 F10 #4 breed RU33 chromosome 3R, RU_Dsub_v1.1 Primary Assembly, whole genome shotgun sequence, the following are encoded in one genomic region:
- the LOC119563137 gene encoding uncharacterized protein LOC119563137: protein MSPQAKDEDVSQRKVIIPDWVKPEAFEHLLKRKVNDYKETKSMRVKAGVAAGENYATIMLRIELDVEKKDKSQTTKAFMLKTPHQSELYRKMIEKTDIFDVERGMYLEVVPELEQLYRDVGLEVKFGAEAYELEASDYYVLLEDLRPRGFRNINRLEGMDQAHTESVLKKFAQWHAASAVRVETKGPYQEKYTKGFLKNEEIVDAFCTRSLKIFMENIELFKDYKSYLKDLQIACAKTLDIVDSLNNPEPDEFKVLNHGDGWSNNIMFQYNENNEIQDTYFVDLQIPKWGSVAQDLYYFLMSSTSLDVKTSKFDYFIWFYHLELVKHLKLLNYSKKLPTLRSINDALNKYSGWGFICAGTIMAYVLLDPVEGADIEKVIGDDDSAFKKSLYVNPRFQKHMEVLLPWLQHRGAME, encoded by the exons ATGTCACCGCAAGCAAAGGACGAAGATGTTAGCCAAAGGAAGGTCATCATTCCGGATTGGGTTAAGCCGGAAGCCTTCGAGCATCTGCTTAAAAGAAAGGTCAATGATTATAAGGAGACGAAATCCATGAGGGTTAAAGCAGGAGTCGCTGCTGGTGAGAACTACGCCACTATAATGCTTAGAATCGAGCTGGATGTGGAGAAAAAAG ATAAATCCCAGACAACTAAGGCATTCATGCTAAAGACTCCCCATCAGTCTGAGCTGTATCGGAAAATGATAGAAAAGACAGATATTTTTGATGTGGAGCGTGGAATGTATTTGGAAGTGGTTCCCGAACTAGAACAACTGTATCGCGATGTGGGTCTGGAGGTGAAGTTTGGAGCAGAGGCTTACGAGTTAGAAGCCAGCGATTACTATGTCCTTCTAGAGGACCTTCGCCCACGTGGTTTTAGGAACATTAATCGCCTCGAAGGCATGGATCAGGCTCATACAGAGAGTGTGCTAAAGAAATTCGCACAGTGGCATGCGGCTTCTGCCGTTAGAGTGGAAACAAAAGGACCTTACCAGGAGAAGTACACGAAGGGGTTTTTAAAGAACGAGGAAATCGTGGATGCGTTTTGTACTCGTagcttgaaaatatttatggaAAACATAGAGCTGTTTAAAGATTACAAGTCTTATCTAAAGGATTTG CAAATCGCCTGTGCCAAGACATTGGATATTGTGGACAGCCTAAACAATCCTGAACCTGATGAGTTCAAAGTATTGAATCATGGCGATGGTTGGTCCAATAACATTATGTTCCAGTACAATGAGAACAACGAAATACAGGACACCTATTTCGTTGATCTTCAAATCCCCAAGTGGGGATCAGTGGCGCAGGATTTGTACTACTTCTTGATGTCTTCCACAAGTTTAGATGTGAAAACATCAAAATTTGATTACTTCATTTGGTTTTACCACTTGGAATTGGTTAAGCACCTCAAACTACTGAATTACTCAAAAAAACTGCCCACTTTAAGGAGTATTAATGATGCCCTCAACAAATATAGTGGATGGG GATTCATCTGCGCCGGAACTATAATGGCGTATGTTCTGCTGGATCCCGTGGAGGGTGCTGATATCGAAAAAGTTATTGGTGATGACGACTCCGCCTTTAAGAAATCCCTCTATGTAAACCCCAGATTTCAGAAACATATGGAAGTGCTATTGCCATGGCTCCAACATCGTGGGGCTATGGAATAA